TCCGAGCTTTCCCTGCTCTTACCTGCCTTAAGACCATTGCCTtcctcccactgcagcctgctggCACGGGTTTTAATTGTGCCTCACTGAACTCACACGCACAGGCTGCTGGTGACTTGCCTTGCTGCAGCTAAACTGCAGTTTGGGTGCAAATACAcggaatttttaaaaaaaagttggaaaTACACGGGGTTTTATTGAGGTTCAGGAGTCAGGCTGAGTGCTCAGCTTTACAGAGATCCTGGCAtgggctggctggaggagctgtgctgcttgtGGCCTCGCCAGGTTCATTATACACCTGGGCTTGGGGCAGCAGATGGTCCCATCTGGATATAAAATCCTCTCCTACTCAGCACTGcggcagggcaggacaggaggaggCTCCAATTCAAAGGTTGGGAGTTTGGCAGATGGAGCCCAGTGCTGCACGAAGGGTTGGGAGTGCAgatgggcaggaagggctggggaatGCTGCAATGGGGCACCGTGCCTGCCTGACAGGGACAGCCGGGCAGGAGGAACCAGGAGAGAGGTGTAAGGGTGTGGGGAAGGCAGCAAGGGAATGGAAAACTAGGGAAACTAGCAAGGGAATAGAAAACTAGAGCAGGACAAGGGATGATGCTTCCCGAGACTgaaagaaaggagggagaagaggggaaGGGACCGGGCTGGTCAGGGATCGGGAATGTGGGTGTGGCTGGGATTGGTGTGGGGCTACAAACACCTTAAACCCTGCGGGGCAGTCATGGCAGCAcggcagggatggggatggcacATCCGGGAATGGCGATGGGAGGAGCATGAGCCGGTTACCAGCAAGGGAGTGAGGCCGGTGGGGAAATGTCCACAGCACAGGTTTGGGTCACGTCCCTCTGGCAGCGGGGGTTTGGCTTGAGCAGTGACACTGGGCACGCCTCTCTGTGGTGGCAGCGACCTGGCACCAAATTCAGTTGCAAAGAAAGGGTTAAacacccccccacacacacacccaccccCAATCCTGCTCTGTCTCATGTTGAGGGCTTCGATGAAGCTCTGTAGAGGGGTGGGTGGTGTCTGAGTCCATCGGGGCACCTCTACCCCTTTCCCAGATTGGACAGGGTATTTCCTTTCAAACTCTGGTTTTTTAGTGActtttttgcttctcaaaaGCCAGCTCAGGTGGATTCTGGTGTGATCAAAGCCTGACCAGTGGAGCCTCTAAACCAAGAGAGATCTTTAATCATTTTTGGAGGCTGTTAAGGACCATCTGTCTGTTTGATGGGCAGCTGGGGAGTGAGGAGTTTCAGGGAGAGCCCATAGGACCAGTTTGCTGTGCTTCTAACCCCATCATGCATCAAAATGCCCGAAGTCATCTTTTTATCCTTACAGGAATGAAGGGCTGGTCTGGGAGGTGGCAGTCTGAGCTCAGCATTGCCATGGTCTGTAATTATTCACTGATGGCCAAAGGAGAGTGGATGCAGACGAGTACTGAAGCCTCAAGTCTGTGTTGCCCAACTGGTGGCTGGTAAATTGACCACTGCCAGCTGCTGAAGTCTGAGTGCTGCTGGATTCTGCCAGAGCTCACCAAAACTTGGTGTAAAGCTTAAAGAACTTGGAAAACCTAAGGGAAGGAGATGTGTAACCCACTCTGTCTGCCCAGGCTGGCAACAGGGTGGAGGAGAAACCCTGTTTTCTAGCAGGTGAGATGGGCAAATGAGGAGGGGAgcaagcctggcagagctgggaacaacAGGAGCCTGGCTCCCAGAGAAGTGGGACCATCCTTCTCTGCCTGAGTAGGTGCTTGGATGGTTGAATAAATACTTTAAGGTAACAGGTTTCACAGGACCCACCTGCAGGCACCACAGACTCACTCTCGTGTACTTGGCATTCgttccctgcctttcctctccatggtatttcttttcctttcccccctcctATCCAGAGATAATCCAGGTTTTTCTCTGCTAAAGACTTTGCATTCTGATCCAGAATGTCTCAGAACAGCTGTCTGCTCTTGCAGCCTTATGAAGCCAGCTCCTGTCTGGCTGTTTTGAGGGCACATCAGCATAGAGAGAGGTTTATTGTAGAGTGAAACTGAAAGCCCCAGTGAAAACTCTTGGGCTTTCCATCGCGGCTTTTCTTCTGGTGAAGTGACCACATCTCTTATCCCAGGGCTCATTTATCCTTGCACAGAATCAAAGAGCTATGGAATGATTGGGAGGGAAGGAATATTAAAGATCACCCAGCTCCActtcccctgccatgggcagggatgccacccactagcccaggttgctccaagccctgtccagcttgcctttggacacttccagggatggggcagccctgtgccaggtccTCACCTCCCTCATGgtgaagaattccttcccaatatcccatctatccctgccctccttcagtttgaagccattgtCCCCCCCTAGTCCTGTCACTCTGTGCCGTTGTCCTAAGTCCCCCTCCAGTTctctttaggcactggaagatgctctgaggtctccccagagcctctccttttccaagctgaacaTCAGCAGCCCTCTCAGGCTGTCTCATAGCCGAGGTTCCCCCAGCTCTTGAAGCATTTCCATGGCCCCAAGGGACATTTTGATGTGTGATAACAGCTGCTGAGGACCCGTCACATCAGCTCACATCAGCTCGCTCTGGAGCTTTCACCCCTCAGCTGCCCATCGACCGGACAGACCGCGCTCTGCGGTGTCCAGGGCAGCGCTCAGGAGGTACTGAACGACTTCCCGAGGCGGCTCCCTCCGTCCCGGCGGGCATTCCCGGCCTCTTCCCGTGGCCAGCTCCCTCCCGGGGCCGCGCCGCTGCGCCAGCCCGTGCGCTCCGTCGGGCGGCTCCGGGGGACGCGCTCCGGCCGCCTCTCGCCGGGGCTCGCCTTTCCTCTCCAGActgtttttttataaatatatataaacttCTTTTTGCGCCCCTTCATCTCCCACTcttgcaggaaaaggaagggggggggggggaagaagggagaaaTATTGTTTGAATTCACAAAGGGGGGCATCTGGTGCACCTTGCGCCTGGCATCTGTGCTCCTTGTGTCCCGAGCAGCGCGCTCGCACCGGGGcgaggggcaggaggggccgGCGTGCATCTGTTGGGCGCCACAATAAAGTCACAAAACAGCGGCGAGGGCTCGGCCCCGCCGCGCTGCCCTCTCAAAGGAGGACGCGGGGCTGCGGCTCGCAGGTATTATGCCCCGGGTAGGTAGGGCCGGGGCGGCAGCTGCTCCGCCGACCCGCCCGACATATGGCAGCGCAAATCACGGTACCTCCTGAGCAGCCCGGCCGGAGGGAGCGGGGGAAGGATGGGGAGGCCCCCGGGGCAGGTGCCTCTGCCGTGCGCCCGCCGCTGCCACAGCCGCAGCACCGGCCCCGTCGGCGCGCACCGCCGGCTCCGGGGTGGGTGGTGGGCGCGGAGCGGCCGGAGCCCCCCGGGCCCTGGGGTCACCCCAAGGACTGAGAGGGGGCCCAGCCTTAtctgctctcccctctcccgAGCAAACAGCCCCCGGCGGGCGGGCTGGCGGGCTGCGGCCGAGCCCCGGCTCGCCAAACGTTCCCGACGCCTGGCAGGCGAGGGATGCGCCGGGGCCGCTCTGGTTACCATatgttttcaataaaataagACAAATAGGGCCGGGAGATAGGGATTGCAGTAAACCTGTTATAAAGCAGCATAAACCAGGCCAATGTAAACGGCAGCAGGGCCCCTCCTGGAAGGGCCGTTGGGTGCCAGCTCCGCACCGGGCGGCCCGGCCAGGTGTGAGCGGGAGCCCGCAGCGGTGCCCCCGCAGGTTTTTATCACGTTCGTGGTAATATGGTGCTTGTTATGCTAACTATGAGTAAACATCCCAGCCGGGCTTTGTGGCGACGGGAGGGAGTTATCGGAAAGTGGCAGTGGGAAGGTGATTTAACAATAAAGTTGTCTTGTTTGCCAGCAGGTGATgtctgcccccagccccatgaTTAATGCTTCCCAAAGTACTCCACTTTACAATCTCttgtaattatttattaaacgaaatctatttattattattttagcaaACAGCGGTACCAGGTGgggctttcttttcctcttcagctTTTGTTTGAAGGACGTTTGAAGTGGGCAGTCTGAGGCTTGGAAACTCGCTCGCCAGATTTTTTTGTCATCCAATTGcacaggcacaaaaaaaaaccccaaccccgCCGGGCCCTTCCTATTCATCCTCCGCTGCCCTCCGAGCCGCCCCTCGAGAAGGGGCGCCCGAGCCGCCGCGGTGGCCGGCCCCCCTCGGCACCCTCCCCCGCCCTCCCAGCGGGGCCGTCCGTCCGCCGCACCGCGCTCCCGGGCAGGCAGTGCGCACAGCCCCACACCGCCGCGCATCGCGCCGCCCGAGGCCGCCCCGTGGGGCCGGGGAGCCGGCTGGGCAAGGGGGAgctgccccccgccccgccgcggcccGACGGGGCCGCTCCGGCCGCTCCCGGCGCGGGGATCCCCGAGCGGGATCAGCCGCGCCGCTTTGGTGAAGGAGAGGGGGGACTCCCGCCCCGCAGGGGCTGCGCTCTCCCGGCGGCCCTGCCCGCACCCCCGGGGGCGTCGTGCCGTGCAGGGGGAGCCTGGCTCCACTACTCCCGGTCCCTCGCCCTCCGCCGGGGAAAGATGCCCCGGGCCCGGGCCGCTCCCAGCCGCCCGCCGCAGCCGGTGCGCAAAAGTCCCCGGCACGTTTTGCGCACCGAGCTCCCAAgcagcgccgccgcccccgcgcccAGCGCCGGGCCCGACGGGGGGGGACGGCCTCGGGCCTTCGGAGGGCTCTTCCCCCGCGGGGTCCAGCCTCTGTTTCCCTTGTGGGAGCAAAGTCACGACGCGAGCGGGGGCTGGAGAACGGCGTTCTGTCCTCTCCGGTGCCGGCGCTCGCCGCTCTCAGCGCAGCGCCCACAGCTCCGCCGGTCGGTGCGCGGGGGGCAAGGGGATGTTCCCGGCGCTGCAGGAGCGAGGAGAAGGGTGACGGGAGGAGGCTGGAACATCGGATGGGATGTTCTGGGACTGCCCCGCGGCGCCGGAGCAGCGGGAAGGGGTTGTGGCTGTGCCGAGGGGAGCGGAGCCGGAATGGTGCCGGCTGGACCCTCACGTCTGGCACCGGCTGAGACACCGCCTGGCCCGGCGGCGCGTCCCCGGCCACTCCGGGGGACCGGCGCTTCCCCACGTTCCGCAGCCGAGTGCTGGGGAGCCCTCTGTCACCGCTGGGCCCCTGTACCCCGCCCCGACCCCCACTGCACCCCGGTGGAGCCCCGGAGAGTGCCACCGCCCCGGCCGTGGTGCAGCCCGGGCTCGGCCCGGGGGTCCCGTCCCGGGGAGGGCtggcgggcagggccggggggtCCCGGCACTACACGGCGTGGAAGCCAGTGAGGTCTCGCGTGGCGTGGCCGGGGCAGCGGGCGGTGCCGGAGCCGGCACGCTCCCGTCGGGCTGATAAGATAAAAGCGTGCCAAGAGGTGGGTGCGGGCGGGGGGGCGCACACGCCGCCCGGCCGGGAAATCCCCATTGTCTGCCGGCCCTATATATAGGGGCTTAACGGCAGTCGTGTGCCGGCGGCACAACCTCTCTTGCCCGCACTCGAGGCACCGCGGGGAGCGCCGCGGAGCGCGCAGCCAGAGCCACTCTTCTGCCCCGCAGCCTCAGCACGCACAGCCGCGGGGGACAGGGCTCTCCCGGGCCGGCCGGCGCGGGGTTGGGTTCTCAGGATGGCCCCGCAGAGCGACCGCTCGCCGGACGAAGGACAGCCGTATTTCGGAGGCGCAGAGGACCCGTCCTCGGCGGCCGGCGGGGCCTCCGCGGGCAGCCGGGGCGCCTCGCCCGTCCGCACCGCCCTGGCCCCGCGGGACGCCGCGgccaggaggaaggggaaggcgcggcggggccgcggcaAGGCGCGGAACGAGGGCTTGCTCAGCAAGCAGAAGAGGAGCCGGCGTATGAAGGCAAACGACCGGGAGAGAAACCGCATGCACCACCTCAACTCGGCCCTGGACGCTCTCCGCAGCGTCCTGCCCACCTTCCCCGACGACGCCAAGCTCACCAAGATCGAGACGCTCCGCTTCGCCCACAACTACATTTGGGCGCTCACGCAGAGCCTCCGCCTGGCCGAGCAGAACCTGCCCGAgccccccgcgccgccgccgccccccgccgccgcctcccccggGCCTTGGGACTCGCCGTGCCctgcggccccgccgcccgctgCCCtgcgccgcggccccgccgccttCCCCGCCTTCCTCTGAGCCCGCCGCCCGGCCAATTCCCCCCTTGGTGGCCTTCAAAGAGccggcggggcggagcgggggcTCCCCTCGCTGCGCGCCGGGGGGCGGTGGCAcccccgctgcccccgccccgTCCCGTCCCGCTCGGCTGGAAAGCGGGGGGACAAAAACAAATCACAGTTTTGTACTCGTTAACggtaaattatattaatttgtCGCTATCGGTATTTATTGATTATATTTCGTaacaaatatgtattttgtatATAAGAGTATTTTCAGCAGCGGTGGTCCAGCTGTCTGTACCCGCAGCTatattttgagtttttctgaagaaaaacaagaggaaaaataaagcgTGTCGCGGCCAGACCTGTGCGAGGCCGTGTTTTTATCACCGAGGGCTCTCCGGGAGTTTCAAAATCGCGCGCACCAGCGCCGGGGAGGGCAGCGCCGGCCCCGCGGGGGCTCCCTCGGGTCCCGGGCGCTGTGCCCGGAGCGGGGTCTCTCCCTTGCGGGGGAGGAGCGGCGATGGAGAGCTGCCCAGCGGGATCCCACACCCGTGCGCACGCCGGCGTGTGCCCGTCGAGGCCCACGCTCGGATTTCAAACCGGCCTCTCTCTGCAGGTGCCTTTCCCCGCAGAGCTGCGGCTGCTCCCGTCCCGCCGTCTGCAGGTGAGGTATGCCCGGCTGCGGGGCTGTTTTAAGGACGCAGcgctccagcacctggagcgGCGCTGGTGCCCGGGGCAGCGCCGCCTCAGCGCGACCCCATCCTCCCCCGGGATGAGTTTAGCCGGGGCACGGACGGGACCGGGGGCAGCAGCCGGAACGTGAAGCCCTGAGCGGAGGCGGGGGGAGCGCAGGAGATGGGAAAGACGCTGCCTCCGCTGCCACGGTGAGAAGAGAACCCGCATGAATTCCGTCAGCCCTTCCCGGCCCTCTCCTGCCGGGACTCAATTTGTAGCTGGTAGATTTACGGCCAGGCCGCCTCCCCGCTCCGCGCTGCCCCGCCGGGGCGGCCGCAGCTAGACAAAGCGGCCCGCGAGGCCAAAAGCCCATTGTGATGCTAATTGTTCTCAGCTGAGCCCGTTTGCCCGAGGCAAAGAGACGCTATTGAGGCAATTTgtagaacaaaagaaatttggGTACTGGAAACAAAGCTGCACGCACAAACACCTCTTCGCCCCTCACGCAACAACCTCCCCTTCCCGCACCGCAACGAAAGCGGCCAGGGCGGAACCCGGCCGGGCACGGCAGCCCGGGCTCCTCGCCCTCCGCTTCGCCACCGATGGGGGCACAACCACGGGGAGCCCCTTCTTGTCCACCCCCCGTCCCCTTCCTGCGCTCTGCCCCCGCTCCCCGGGACCTGGGGCGGGCTGAGGGGGCAGCCCCGGCGGGGGAGCGCTGGGTGCGGATGGGTGCGCGGAGCGATGCCcgcggcagccccggcccgcACGGGCGCCTCGGGCTCTGGCCATGGTGCTGAAGGCACGGCGCGGTTGTGCCCTCGACGGGGCTCGGCCCTCGGGGTCCGCCCCGGCCGACGCGGGGTGATGAGGAGCCCCTCCCGATGGGTCTCTCTCGGGAGTTGCTGGGGTGCTGTCCGCTCAGGTGGGGTGTGGGGGACATCTTCCAGGCCTGCGGGGAAGGGAGAGGCGCCGGCGCGGCCCTGGTGCTAAACCAGACACTGCAGATCACAGAACACACGGGGTTCGGTGGGTTTTGGAGAAGGGGTGACCTCTTACTCGCGCACTTGATCCAGCCTCCAACAAACTGTCCCAcggagaggagctgcaggtgtcCCACACACCCCCGAGAAGGGAGCAAGGGCACCACGGTGCCAGTGTGGGCAGGCAAGGTGAGCAGATCTCGCTTTCTACTTGAGCTTTTTTGGAGATCTGCgctttctgctgcctcctgggaCACGCCCATCTATGCAGAGCCCCCCTCCTTT
Above is a genomic segment from Serinus canaria isolate serCan28SL12 chromosome 6, serCan2020, whole genome shotgun sequence containing:
- the NEUROG3 gene encoding neurogenin-3 — protein: MAPQSDRSPDEGQPYFGGAEDPSSAAGGASAGSRGASPVRTALAPRDAAARRKGKARRGRGKARNEGLLSKQKRSRRMKANDRERNRMHHLNSALDALRSVLPTFPDDAKLTKIETLRFAHNYIWALTQSLRLAEQNLPEPPAPPPPPAAASPGPWDSPCPAAPPPAALRRGPAAFPAFL